GTGTGAGTGGGTTTAGTGCTGCTGTTATCAAGTATAGCCGCCGAAATCCAGGTGATGCCAACTTCACCTGAGTGCGACGTCAGGTACAAATTGGCTTCTATCCTGGACTATCACTGTCTGCAAGCCTAATTATTTGATTAATACTAAGTTGCAGTCAAACAGGTAATTTGTCATGCTGAGCGAAATCCTTCACTTCGTTCGAGGACAGGCTCCGTGTAGCGAAGCATCTCTCCAGATGCTCCGCTTCGCTCAAAATGATACGTTAGAAAGCCACTTCTACCAATACCAAGTTACCTTTAAACAGCAAAAATTCATCTATTCGGAATATCTTCTTTGGGGTTTTACCTTCTTACATCCATCTAAGAAAACTTGACTATCACCAATCGTAATCAGTACCTAAAAGGTTATATAGCTGCTTGTTAAAAGGAACAAAATAGTCTTTTAGTTGTTCTAGGATTTGAGCATGATTAGAACTTGTTACATAGTTGGCAACAGCGTATTTTTGATTCTGAAATTCATTGATTTTGTTCGGAGAAAAATAGTCAATGTTTAGAAAGTCGCAGACCCGATTTAGCGCTGCACCTAGATTGTCGCAAAACTGCTCAAAATCCAAAATCAGAATATTATCTTTGCCAAAATAGTTATAGTAATTTTCTATTTGTTGAGCATACTTTCCCCTATCAATATAATTATAAGGGTATTTGGCAGTATTCGATTCTGGATTAAATTCTTGAGCAATCGCTTCAGCAAACGTTCTTTCATCAGCTCTATCTCTCAGATGTTTGTGAGGTAAACTAGAATAGCTATGATACATTTGCCAAGCTGAATAGGCTCGATCAACAGGATTTCTTACTATAGCAATCATTTTAATATTGCCTAAGTCTTGCTTGATCAGCTCAGGAATATGCTTGTGGTACATGTAGCTCGGTGAGGCTTCAAATGTCAGTTTATTTCCTTTGCGGAGTTTAGCCGGGAAATGACCGATATACCAACCGAAACCTTTCCGGTAATTTTCCGGGTTGTCAAAGTAGTACGTTTCTCTCCACTTATGAGTTACCACTATTTGAGGATGCGACGTTAAATAGTGATACAAGGAAGTTGTGGCTGCTCTCTGAACTCCAATAATTAAAAAGTCGGGTCTAGACTTGATAATGGGATAGATAGGATATACTATTTTTTTTATCGATTGTTTTATCATTGAATCACTTTTGGCAAAAGGAATCTTAACCCAACCAACTTCACCAGTTATACTTCTCACCTAATATTTTATACAGCTTCTCATTGAAGGGAACAAAGTAACTCTTGAGAAACTCTAGTTTTTCTTGATCAGCGGGAGTTTTCTGAAATTGATATTTTCCCTTATTGTGCTTTTCCTGCTGTAATTTTTCCAGTATTTCTTGGGAAAAGTGTTCGATATTCAGAAAATCACACACACGATTTAGTACTGCATCTAAGTCTTTCCGAAACTGCTCCATGTTTAAAACTAAGATAGTATCCTTATCAAAATAGCTATAGTAATTTTCTAAATGATGCACATATTTACCTCGACCGACATAATCATAACGAAACGGGTATTTAGCATGATCAAAGTTAGGACTAAATTCTTCTTCAACTGCCTCAGCAAACGTTCTTCTGTCATAAAATCGCCTCAAATGATCATTATCAATATTGGCAAAACTATGAAACATCTGCCATGCTGAATAAGCACGAGAGACAGGTTCTCTAAATACGGCAATCATTTTAATATCCCCTAAATCTTTTTTGATGCGTTCGGGAACAAATTCGTAGGATAGGTAATTAGGGGATGCATCACAGGTTAATTTATTTCCTTTGCGAAGTTTAGAGGGAAAATGCCCTAAGTACCAGCCAAAGCCTTGATTATAATGTTCAGGGCGATCAAAGTAGCGAACTTCCTTCCAGCCAATGTTGCCAAAGACTTGGGGATGCTGGGTTAGATAATTATATAATGAGGTAGTTCCCGCTTTCTGCTCTCCAATAATTAAGAAGTCTGGTCGGGACTTAATGATTGGATAAGTTACATCCTTGATCAATCGCTTAATCATCTAAGTTACTCTCCCCTGTAATGGCGAGGTTTTATGCTTGTTTCCACTCTTTAAGTCGTCTCGAATAGACATCTATGATTCAGTACAAATCGCTGAAGAGAAGATACCTGAAATCGATTTTCCATCACTCGTAGGAAGTGGCACTTCAAGTAGAGAGGCGATGGTCGGCGCGAAGTCTACAATCGATGTAGGCTGTTCAACTTGCTTGGGTTCGATGGACGCTCCTGACACCAAGAAAAGTCCGCCAGGTTTGTGATCTCCAGTCCGGCTATCCCAATAAACTTTATCAATTTTCCCTACCTTTGGCGAGTAAACTGAAGCAATGGGTGCATTCCGGTTCCACTCAACGAGTAGATCGGGATGACCCATGGGACGTTCTCCGTTATAGATTTCGGCTGACCGGAAAATATTTCGGATTAGCGGTTCTCCGGTATCATAGTTAGTTAGTTCTGACAGGTCTTGGCATAGGGCTTCACAGAACTCTTCATACTCTTGCCCCGGTTGGATCTTACCCTGGGGTTCGCGACCAACCAGATTGACCCGAATTCCTCCAAATGCTTCACTGGAGGGAACCTGGAAACATTTACGATTACTCAACTTTGAGATGGAGGGTTTCCCTGTACCACGAATGTTTTGTATGGGTTTCCAGAGGCGTTTTTTGATTTGCCGGAGAAACTTATACCGCTTCAAAGAATTCAGGGTATTGCCAACCTGTTGACCCATCGCTGCTCTCTGAGGATTCTCGATGCTTAAGAGGATTTCATCTAGAACATGCACCCCAGTATAGTTGGGACCCATGCCAGTACTAGCAAAAATAAAGACAGTTGTTTCTGGACTCACCTGCTGTAGGAGTTTGCCAATGGCAGCATCAATGGCAATATAAATGTCCTTCATTGGGTTTCCAATAGCATTGACAACCTCCTGATCATATTCGGGATGATTTGGATCATGAAGATGCCAACATTGGTGACCCGCCCAGTGAGCTTCTCTAAAAGCGGTTAGGAAAAGATCCCACTCGCCTTGTTCTATAAAGTGATTGGATAGTTCTGTCTTCTTTTCAATACTGGTCAATAAGTTTTGACGAAAGTCTTTCAATTCATCTATACCGCGTCCAACAGTACGTAAACTTCCAATTGAGTTTTTTCCTAGCTGCGTTTCTATTTCGGCTGCTAAAGATAACGGATAAGTCTGGACAGACGAGTTTCCCTGTTTGTAATGATGCCGTTCAACTATCTGAATTCCATTAAGACTTTCAGCCAGGGGCGCTTCAGGAGCATCAACTAATGCAATTTTACGACCCGCCCGACTTAAAACATTCCAAAAAGGTTCCCAGCCAAAGCTATATGTTCCAATATCATAGGTGCCTGGCTGAATCTGTTGTGCCCAATAACGCCCATGTTTGGCTGGTGAAACCCCACTAAAGAAAGTGGGCCAGTGGCAGCCGTTAATTCCTGGTGGGTCATTGGTCAGACCAAACGCTCCTTGCTGAAGGAGGGATTGAAAAGTCGGGAGCAAACCCGCCTCTGCCCATTGAAGAATCAAATCTCTGTCTGCTCCATCAAGACCGATAAAGAAAATCTTCGCTTTACTCATAGGTTTAGGAGAGAGTCAATTGTACACAGAAACTCCCTAGCTCAGATTAGAGGGTATTAACTGTTCCAGATTACCCTATTTTAAATCGCTAGAGATAAAAAGTTTATCTAATGATTTCCTTTAACTTCATTGCTTCTGCTTGATTTTGCGAAATAGGACTCCGAATCCCAAAGCCACACCAGAACCCAAGATAGTAATTGGTTCGGGTACAGATACTGTTGGAGAGCCAGAGGTGATCACGCGAAATGGCTCCATTCCCGCTGACGCCGTTATATCAAATTGTAAAACATTGTTGTCAATATTTACAATATCACCCTGACGTCGATCTAAACCAGAGCCTATGCTATAGCTAGTGTTTTCTAAACCGAGTAATCGGTTACTAGCGTTCCAATTAATGCTAAAACCACCAAGAATCCCCAGAACTGGTGCATCAAATCGGATTTGACCGTGCCAGCGAAACTTCGGCTGACCAACCCCAGCTGGGTTGACATAAAATAAATAACTGCTGACAAGAGTATCTTTAGCAATTGTAGTGTTAGGTCTAAAGGTTTCTTCGCCAAACTCATCCAATACATCAAGGTTTCTAGGAAGCACAAGTGCTTGCTTCTCAATAACTGCTCGGAGATCCCTATTCGGATCTGGATTTATTCTGTCATCGCCCTCCTCTCTCTCAAAATTAATAATCCTTATTTCTTGGGGGGGTGGATCAACAATTTGCAGTTCTAAATTTGTTTCAGGTTGACCGACATATCCTCCACGAACGCTACTGCCAATAATTGCTGCCTCTGCTGAATTAGCCGCTACGACAGCAACGCTAGCGACAGCTATTTGTTGTAAAACTCTAACAATTTTTTTCATTTTTGGTCTGGCTCCTATTCAAATCATTTATTTAACTGGTACTTCAGATAAACCTTGATGGCAATTGTCACAACAGGCATTCTCCTATTTTGTCATTACCTCTTTCTGGCAATTCCAAACTCTAATAGAGAGTTGCCAAAACATTTAAAGGCTTAAGACATATATACAGCATTTTTGATGACGATTGCATCTAGCTGTGGATAGAACCCAGCAGTTTTCGGATAATTTACTCTAGACTGTGGGATGAGCGTATATAAAAAGAATAACAGCCCAGGCAAAGTTAATGTATAAAGTTTATGTAAAGAATATATGAAGATTGTGTAAAGCAACTCAGGCAAATAGGTTACATATTCACCTGAACTGCTTGATATCTTCCCTCAGATGAGAGGCTGAACGAAGCATTTTTTTCATGATGGATAGGAACTCGATAGTTGATGATTTCTGACACCCGTTGATGTCAACTTAAGCTCAAAAATATCCAATACCTTGAGACGGAACTCTCCCTAACTCTCCCCTTGTCAACCCCACCCTAACCCTCCCCTCGTTAAGGGGAGGGAACTCAAATGGCTTTGGTCAAGTTTTAGCCACATAATCAACAGGCTGACTCATCCTCAACGGTAGAGGTTTCCCCTCGAGGTATTCAGGAATTGGCGCTCCCATTAATGTCAAAAATGTTGGTGCCAAATCCAGGACATGACCAGCTGATAAACTAGAACCTGGCTCAATACCCGAACCGCACGCCAGAATAAATCCTTCGGGGCGATGGCTTCCCGCCCGATAAGGAGGTAAGGGACCAAAGCGTCCATAATCAGGACTATCCATTACATCAGTAGCATAGTCTTCCTGCCACACAACAATTAAATCAGCATCTGGTAACTTCGGATCTCGCTGATTCGGATCTTGTCGGGTGCGGACAATTCGTTTAACCATCGGGATGCCTTTACGAGCATCTTTGAGAGCATATAGCTTCTGGCAAATTTCATCACAAAGGGCATGATAGTCCGACGGCGCGACAATTCCCTGGGGTTCTCGCCCTTGCAGGTTGATCCGAATATATCCTTCTGCAAAACTTGGCAGCGCAAACGCTTTCATTGAGGGCCACATTAACTTGTACCATTGGGCTGGATTCCAAGGTACAACCTGCTCCCCTTGGCGAGCCAGTTGGAAAGGTGAGATTAAATCCGATTCCTGGGTTGAATCGAGCAGAGGTTCTATCACTTTAAAGAGTCGAGAGGGAGTTTCGCGCCTCAGAAAACGTCGAATGGGATTGGGATCATATTTAGTCCCCCACAAATGCCGCTCCCACCAATTCCCTTTCATCTTGGTAAATGGGGGGGGTAGGGGATCTGAGGTTTTGCCATAGCCAAGTCCCCATTTCCCCGGAAAACTGAAGCGGTAGAGAAACTCCGGTAGGAAGACAAAGCTGGGTAAATCAATCGTAGCTGGACCCATGCCATGGGCGGAAAAGATGACCACATCAGCATTATCAGGAGCCTTAGTCAATATCTCACCAATTGCTCTGTCCATTGCCTGGTAAATTTCTAGCAAGGGATCATGGGAGACACCCTGTCTTAAGGCTTCATAGAGGGGATGATCCGGTTGGCTCAATTGCCAAAAAAGATGACCCCCAGAATGGGAATCGTTGAATACCGTTAAAAACAAGTCCCAGGTTTCCCGTGTTAACAAATCCTGACAAGTTGCCGAGCGTCGAGCAATCCCGGTGTGCAATCGTTCCGCCACTTTAAGAGTACTCTTCAAATCAAGACAAACGGCGTAGTCTTTGTGGAGGGCTGGACTGGCGCCATGCTTGTCAATCAACTCCTGGAAAAGTGGTTCCGGTAAAGAGCCACTCTCGACTTGAGGAGAGTGCGCCCCCCAAGCTGCCACTTGTAACCCGTTGATTTTATCGGTCAGCCGTACTTGGGGAACATCGAAGGTAACCACCCGATAGTCTTCACCCAATGCGTAAAAGGGGGAATACTCCTGAAAATCATAAGCGGCACGGGTTTCAAAGTTGTAAGTCCCTTCGCGAAGCCCCATGTGCGCCCATAAGCCAGTTTTTTGAGGTGAGCAACCCGTGGCAAAGGTTGTCCAAGCTGTTTCTACATTAGAATCTCGAAAATTCTGCAAACGTCCGTATATTCCCTGCTGGCGCAGATGGGACAACGTTTTCAGATATCCCTGAGACATCCACTTTTCGAGTAGAGATGGCTCGGCGGCATCCAGCCCGATGGCGATGACAGGATTTTTGACGGTTTCCATGGAGTCAGCCTCAGTTATCTCGGACTAAGTCTTTCATTGGTGGAATTATAAGTATGTTAGGGTGTCAAGTCAAGCAATTGTTAAATTATGGTATTTTTTTACCCGCCACGACTCTGAACAATCGCGCGTATGTTTATCCTCAGGCAATAATGATTTAGTTTTGTTGAATTTAGTTTTTGCATCAAAAAATACTTGACATTGATTTTGAATGGAAGTATTTGTTGTAGTCATAAAAACTTGTTAGCAAAAAGAAGGGTTACTTTCATGGCACAGCCAATACGGATCGGCTTTTTCTCTGTGCAAAACTACATGGACAAGAATGCCTTTTCTGGAACTATTTACTACATGCACAAAGCCTTGAGGAAAAGGAATATTAAACTGGTCAACTTGGGGTTACCTCGAAGATATTTTCAATGGCGTAAACTTTTAAGCTATGCCGAGAAAGTAGGATTTGTCAGACTCAAAAATTCTCAGCTAGGTGAGCAATATGAGAAATTCATTACCGTAGTTCAAAGACAGCTTAAAAGTACGCCCTGTGATTTACTTTTTGCTCCTGTTGCCTCAAAAGAATTAAGTTTTTTGGAAACCAATCTACCGATTGTTTTCTTGTCAGATGCAACCCCAAAACTACTCCACGATACTTATAAGATTTTCTTAACTGAAGAGGATTTTCGGACGGCTTCCAACGTAGAGACGGCAGTGCTATCGAAAGCTAACAAGATAGTCTATTCTTCGGGATGGGCTGCCCATTCTGCTGTTTGCGATTATGGCGCAGCCGCGAATAAGATCAACGTTGTCCCCTTCGGCGCAAATTTAGATATTGTTCCCGATGTAAATGAAATCCGACAGAAGTATCGGCATCAAAGGTGTCGTTTGTTGTTTATTGGTAAAAATTGGCAGAGAAAAGGTGCAGATGTTGCTTTCCAAACTCTTGTTTCCCTGCTTAAGATGGGAATAGATGCAGAGCTAATCATGGTGGGAACGGTTCCTCCAGCCGAGATTCAGCATGAAAGATTAACCGTCATTCCTTTCTTGAATAAGAATGTTCCTCAACAGCAGGAAAAATTGAATAAATTGTTATTAGAATCGCATTTCTTACTGTTGCCGACTCGCGCTGACTGTTCGCCGATAGTGATTTGTGAAGCCAATGCTTATGGTATTCCGGTAATCACAAGTGATGTTGGTGGAATTCCCGCGATTGTCAAGAATGGACGGAATGGTTATATGCTACCCCTCTCTGCATCGAGTCATGAATATGCTGATTTGATAGCGACTAACTTTGTCAATAAAGATGCCTATGAACAGTTAGTACGATTGTCCCGGGAAGAGTATGACACGCGCTTAAACTGGGATAAATGGGCAGAAAACTTGCACCAGATTATGGTCAATACTCTGGAGGGAGTTTAGCAGGAATTGTCTATGCCAGAGACTCAACCAATAACTCTAGGGCAATAGCTTGGCTTTCTGCCTAGAGGCTGTCTCTAGAAAAAGTTGAGTTGACTAGATTGAGGGGTATATGATTCGCAATGGTAAGATTGCAGAACCTGTCAGCGATGTTACTCTCACCGGGAATGTGTTTCAAACCCTGAAAGATATTGACGCGATCAGCAATGATACACTCTACGTCAGTGGCGGGTGTGGTAAAGGCGGACAAATGCCTTTAGCCGTCAGCGTTGGTGGTCCCCATGTTCGGATTAAGGATGTCGTGGTTGGGGGGCGCTAGTGCAGCTTGGCAAAAATACTTGAGCAGCTTCGTAGATACGATGAAGCAGGGGGAGCAGAGGCAGCAGGGGAAGCGGGGGGAGCAGGGGAAGCGGGGGGAGCAGGGGAAGCAGGGGGAGCAGGGGGAGCAGGGGGAGTTTAGCCACAATTGTAGGGGCGGGTTTAGGGACTAACCTTAGCTTGTCACCGATAACTGATCAACAAAACCCGCCCTCCTCACCGATAACTGATCAACAAAACCCGACTGATCAACGAAACCTGCCCTCCTCACCGATAACTGATCAACAAAACCCGCCCTCCTCACTGATCAACAAAACCCGCCCAAATGCCAACATTCAAAAAAGGTATTTTGGGGGGGGTTGTTAAATTTTCCTGACATTCGGGGAATTTGATTGTCTCCTGTGTCAGGATTAATTGATATCTTAACTGAGTTTCAAATAGCTAGCTTCGGCTTCTAGCTGACGAACCAAAGCGTCATTGCCATTGGCTCTAGCGACTTCTATACGATGCTGCAAGTTCTTGTGCAAGCTTTGGCGATGGGTAGCTGCGGCTTCTTTTGCTTGTTTTTGTAGTTGTTTGTTCATGGTGAACAGTCCTTTAGCTTTACTTCTGGTATTGACTCTAATTTAAAAATACCACGAATAAAATAAAAAAAGATCACCTAAACGTAGTATTTAATACAGAAATTAGTAAAATTTTGATGTGGATAACCGTAAACAGAAGGCAGTGGTTCGACAGGCTCACCAACCAGGTTCGACAGGCTCACCAACCAGGTTCGACAGGCTCACCAACCAGGTTCGACAGGCTCACCAACCAGGTTCGACAGACTCACCAACCAGGCAGAAGGTAGGGAGCAAGGCGTCAACCTAACCGCTCAATTTGCCCAACCCACTCTCCCCACCGTTGCGGAAGTTCATCAAGACAGGCTAATTCAAGCATAAAGCCTCGGTAACGACGGAGTGCGATCGCGTGAGCTTCGGGATAATCGGCGCAGCAATCAGAAATCACGGTAACCAAAAATCCCAACTGAGACGCAGAAGCGGCGGTTAACAGGACACAAACCGATGTCACCAATCCCGCCGTCAGGATGTATTTTTTCCCAGTGGAGCGCAGATAATCCAGCAACGGAGGATGATGGAACCCATCTTGAGTTGGCTTTTCCATAACCATTTCTCCAGATTGCGCCGTCGCCACACTTAATACCTCGGCTCCTGGCGTTTCCCTGACACAAACCGCACGTCCCCGCAACCGATATCGCGGTAACCAATCGGAACCATCGGGGTTAAAAACTTCCCGCAGATGCACTACCTCGAGTCCCTCTTGACGACAGAAGCGGAGCAAACGAGCAATATTTGACTGGAAATCTGGAAACGCTTGTTCGAGTTCTAGATTCCAGAAATCCTGTTGCACATCGATTAACAGTAGGGCAAATTGCTGCCAATCTCGATTAACCATTTTTGATTTCTTCTGCTTTATAGCACTACGCAGACACGTTAGGACAAATTAAGAAAAATTCAAAATCGCTCAATCCTCTGATTTAGTAAGCTTTTTTCTTTACTATTGCCTAAGCTGTTCGGCATTTAAACCATAATGTCAAGAATTGCGAGATCCTTGTAGTGCGAGCATCTTGCTCGCTACTAATACCCAATTTAAATGCATTACAGCTTATTGCCTATTGCCTATTGCCTGGCGCGTAGCGCTATATCTATCATGGCGTGTGTGTAGGGGCGGGTTTCACTATTATCGTTTTTTGCCTCACCCAGATGCGACTAAACCCGCCCTGACCGAGTGCAAAAATTAAATCATATCTTCCCTATATCTTCTCCCTTGTCTCTTCCGCTCCCAGACGTGCCACGGCACGTCTCTACATTCGCTAAAATTTCTTGCCACTCCTGATCGGATAACGGTTGTACAACAAACTCCACACCAAAACAATCGGCGGCGGCTTGGGTTAGTGCTTCGATCACTGTTTGCCTTAAATTATCCCCTCGCTGAGTTAGGGGTAAATTGACAGGAGATGATTCGCCAAACACCTGAGCAAATAACTGAGTATCTGGCTCTAAGCGCATCGAACCATGTTGTAATATCGCGTCGCCGCGTCGTAACTGAGCGCTGCCAATCAGTTTATACCCTTCAGTTGTGACCAAATCGGCACCTGTGGCTGTGGCAAAACAATTGGGATTGTGGCGATAATCTCGTCCCGCCTTACCATAGTGCAAATCGACGCCGAGCGATCGCCACCCCTGAATCAAAAATTTACAAATCTGCTGATAGGCTTCTATACGCTTATTACTGAGTCCTGAAGTTACCACCATATAGGTTAAATCACCTTGGTGTAGCACAGCACGTCCTCCTGTGGGACGCCTGACTAAGGGAATTGGTTTTCCGTTCCAGGTCAACGTTTGCCAAGCCGGAGACCAACGACGTTGATGATATCCGAGGGAAATTGTCGCAGATTCCCAGGTGTAAAACCGCAGAACTGGAGCATTCCTAGCACTTGTGTACCCAGAGGTGCCATGGCACGTCTCTACATTGCTCCCCTGCTGTTGTTCCAGAAGCCATTGGTCAATTGCCATCTGAAGCTGTCCGGAGAGGCATAGGGGAGGAATTAAACGCCACGGTGATTGGCTCGTCAGGATTGGTTTCATCGCTTCATCGAATTTTTAAAATTGTTGTCATACAGTAGACAAAACTTTACATTTTAATTTTGCCATTTCCATCTCCTTTTATCCTGTTTTAGCAGAACTGTAATACGTTTTAATACGACGCAATCTTAGAATTAATCTATTTATATTAGGTGCAAATATATTATCTATTATTTGATTATAAAAGC
The DNA window shown above is from Coleofasciculus chthonoplastes PCC 7420 and carries:
- a CDS encoding sulfotransferase family protein; protein product: MIKQSIKKIVYPIYPIIKSRPDFLIIGVQRAATTSLYHYLTSHPQIVVTHKWRETYYFDNPENYRKGFGWYIGHFPAKLRKGNKLTFEASPSYMYHKHIPELIKQDLGNIKMIAIVRNPVDRAYSAWQMYHSYSSLPHKHLRDRADERTFAEAIAQEFNPESNTAKYPYNYIDRGKYAQQIENYYNYFGKDNILILDFEQFCDNLGAALNRVCDFLNIDYFSPNKINEFQNQKYAVANYVTSSNHAQILEQLKDYFVPFNKQLYNLLGTDYDW
- a CDS encoding sulfotransferase domain-containing protein gives rise to the protein MIKRLIKDVTYPIIKSRPDFLIIGEQKAGTTSLYNYLTQHPQVFGNIGWKEVRYFDRPEHYNQGFGWYLGHFPSKLRKGNKLTCDASPNYLSYEFVPERIKKDLGDIKMIAVFREPVSRAYSAWQMFHSFANIDNDHLRRFYDRRTFAEAVEEEFSPNFDHAKYPFRYDYVGRGKYVHHLENYYSYFDKDTILVLNMEQFRKDLDAVLNRVCDFLNIEHFSQEILEKLQQEKHNKGKYQFQKTPADQEKLEFLKSYFVPFNEKLYKILGEKYNW
- a CDS encoding alkaline phosphatase family protein, which gives rise to MSKAKIFFIGLDGADRDLILQWAEAGLLPTFQSLLQQGAFGLTNDPPGINGCHWPTFFSGVSPAKHGRYWAQQIQPGTYDIGTYSFGWEPFWNVLSRAGRKIALVDAPEAPLAESLNGIQIVERHHYKQGNSSVQTYPLSLAAEIETQLGKNSIGSLRTVGRGIDELKDFRQNLLTSIEKKTELSNHFIEQGEWDLFLTAFREAHWAGHQCWHLHDPNHPEYDQEVVNAIGNPMKDIYIAIDAAIGKLLQQVSPETTVFIFASTGMGPNYTGVHVLDEILLSIENPQRAAMGQQVGNTLNSLKRYKFLRQIKKRLWKPIQNIRGTGKPSISKLSNRKCFQVPSSEAFGGIRVNLVGREPQGKIQPGQEYEEFCEALCQDLSELTNYDTGEPLIRNIFRSAEIYNGERPMGHPDLLVEWNRNAPIASVYSPKVGKIDKVYWDSRTGDHKPGGLFLVSGASIEPKQVEQPTSIVDFAPTIASLLEVPLPTSDGKSISGIFSSAICTES
- a CDS encoding PEP-CTERM sorting domain-containing protein; this encodes MKKIVRVLQQIAVASVAVVAANSAEAAIIGSSVRGGYVGQPETNLELQIVDPPPQEIRIINFEREEGDDRINPDPNRDLRAVIEKQALVLPRNLDVLDEFGEETFRPNTTIAKDTLVSSYLFYVNPAGVGQPKFRWHGQIRFDAPVLGILGGFSINWNASNRLLGLENTSYSIGSGLDRRQGDIVNIDNNVLQFDITASAGMEPFRVITSGSPTVSVPEPITILGSGVALGFGVLFRKIKQKQ
- a CDS encoding alkaline phosphatase family protein, coding for METVKNPVIAIGLDAAEPSLLEKWMSQGYLKTLSHLRQQGIYGRLQNFRDSNVETAWTTFATGCSPQKTGLWAHMGLREGTYNFETRAAYDFQEYSPFYALGEDYRVVTFDVPQVRLTDKINGLQVAAWGAHSPQVESGSLPEPLFQELIDKHGASPALHKDYAVCLDLKSTLKVAERLHTGIARRSATCQDLLTRETWDLFLTVFNDSHSGGHLFWQLSQPDHPLYEALRQGVSHDPLLEIYQAMDRAIGEILTKAPDNADVVIFSAHGMGPATIDLPSFVFLPEFLYRFSFPGKWGLGYGKTSDPLPPPFTKMKGNWWERHLWGTKYDPNPIRRFLRRETPSRLFKVIEPLLDSTQESDLISPFQLARQGEQVVPWNPAQWYKLMWPSMKAFALPSFAEGYIRINLQGREPQGIVAPSDYHALCDEICQKLYALKDARKGIPMVKRIVRTRQDPNQRDPKLPDADLIVVWQEDYATDVMDSPDYGRFGPLPPYRAGSHRPEGFILACGSGIEPGSSLSAGHVLDLAPTFLTLMGAPIPEYLEGKPLPLRMSQPVDYVAKT
- a CDS encoding glycosyltransferase family 4 protein; this translates as MAQPIRIGFFSVQNYMDKNAFSGTIYYMHKALRKRNIKLVNLGLPRRYFQWRKLLSYAEKVGFVRLKNSQLGEQYEKFITVVQRQLKSTPCDLLFAPVASKELSFLETNLPIVFLSDATPKLLHDTYKIFLTEEDFRTASNVETAVLSKANKIVYSSGWAAHSAVCDYGAAANKINVVPFGANLDIVPDVNEIRQKYRHQRCRLLFIGKNWQRKGADVAFQTLVSLLKMGIDAELIMVGTVPPAEIQHERLTVIPFLNKNVPQQQEKLNKLLLESHFLLLPTRADCSPIVICEANAYGIPVITSDVGGIPAIVKNGRNGYMLPLSASSHEYADLIATNFVNKDAYEQLVRLSREEYDTRLNWDKWAENLHQIMVNTLEGV
- the pirA gene encoding arginine synthesis PII-interacting regulator PirA, giving the protein MNKQLQKQAKEAAATHRQSLHKNLQHRIEVARANGNDALVRQLEAEASYLKLS
- a CDS encoding cysteine hydrolase family protein; amino-acid sequence: MVNRDWQQFALLLIDVQQDFWNLELEQAFPDFQSNIARLLRFCRQEGLEVVHLREVFNPDGSDWLPRYRLRGRAVCVRETPGAEVLSVATAQSGEMVMEKPTQDGFHHPPLLDYLRSTGKKYILTAGLVTSVCVLLTAASASQLGFLVTVISDCCADYPEAHAIALRRYRGFMLELACLDELPQRWGEWVGQIERLG
- a CDS encoding lipoate--protein ligase family protein; protein product: MKPILTSQSPWRLIPPLCLSGQLQMAIDQWLLEQQQGSNVETCHGTSGYTSARNAPVLRFYTWESATISLGYHQRRWSPAWQTLTWNGKPIPLVRRPTGGRAVLHQGDLTYMVVTSGLSNKRIEAYQQICKFLIQGWRSLGVDLHYGKAGRDYRHNPNCFATATGADLVTTEGYKLIGSAQLRRGDAILQHGSMRLEPDTQLFAQVFGESSPVNLPLTQRGDNLRQTVIEALTQAAADCFGVEFVVQPLSDQEWQEILANVETCRGTSGSGRDKGEDIGKI